In the Topomyia yanbarensis strain Yona2022 chromosome 3, ASM3024719v1, whole genome shotgun sequence genome, one interval contains:
- the LOC131688161 gene encoding NEDD4 family-interacting protein 1: MPPANNNNSNNDDLPPPKADFSAPPPYEATDNNAHQHYAQQPHQDITTKLPTYEEVQMEKMINHELPIPPGMGQMPPPPPSITGLPLGPTGRSTGGLGGAPAVTFIAIDADGENINADNSLLGTDIVFVTAFLVAFLFNWIGFLMLTCFCHTIAARYGALSGFGLSLAKWTLIVKHSTDFASHENSWLWWLIMAFGFLICVRALVQYISIKRTWRLLSSSAQERLLFFY; the protein is encoded by the coding sequence ATGCCTCCggccaacaacaacaacagcaacaacgaTGATTTACCCCCGCCCAAGGCGGACTTTAGCGCCCCGCCACCATACGAAGCAACGGATAACAATGCTCATCAGCATTATGCTCAACAGCCACATCAAGATATAACGACCAAGCTGCCGACATACGAGGAGGTTCAGATGGAAAAAATGATCAACCATGAGTTACCAATTCCACCGGGTATGGGCCAGATGCCTCCACCGCCACCCAGTATTACAGGTCTCCCACTGGGACCGACAGGACGTTCCACGGGTGGCCTCGGTGGTGCGCCAGCTGTCACCTTCATTGCCATCGACGCCGACGGAGAAAACATCAATGCTGATAACAGTCTCCTCGGAACGGACATTGTCTTTGTGACAGCCTTTCTGGTCGCATTTTTGTTCAACTGGATCGGTTTCCTGATGTTGACATGCTTCTGTCATACGATCGCTGCCCGCTATGGAGCTTTGTCCGGTTTCGGTCTCTCGCTAGCCAAGTGGACTTTGATCGTCAAACATTCAACAGACTTTGCATCGCATGAAAACTCCTGGCTTTGGTGGCTCATAATGGCATTTGGATTCCTGATCTGCGTACGGGCTCTGGTTCAGTACATTAGCATCAAGCGAACCTGGCGTTTGCTTTCATCGTCCGCCCAGGAACGGTTGCTATTCTTTTACTGA
- the LOC131688417 gene encoding uncharacterized protein LOC131688417, whose protein sequence is MGRKCEHYWCPNKQGITEGKSFYNFPKDTKLCSQWVSSCESPALQEIFLLHGANSLTRKKLCSDHFPPDALRDLGKRGTGLRAGSVPHIRSPEWNNMIPIVTNGNYADDPEGIVEFIESDGDFQQWHEATRCREYGSNIEYQQEVLDEHAGEDDVDLCAAVGSSPSEEYQGVEYIDDDHDSIKWKNSMMEPCQIIPYECASRDNSSPERNTAMQLHANINYVDDPHGVVEFIESDEDFWEWQKAARKTKNNSQLDCQPETFAEPTEETNGDLCSTDQSHREAEHTKFLSKMQPDDVKVSYDDTFHL, encoded by the exons ATGGGACGCAAATGTGAACATTATTGGTGCCCAAATAAACAAGGAATTACTGAGGGTAAATCCTTTTATAATTTTCCCAAAGATACAAAACT ATGCAGTCAATGGGTGTCTAGTTGTGAGTCTCCAGCATTGCAAGAGATTTTCCTGTTGCATGGAGCAAATTCGCTTACGAGGAAAAAACTGTGTTCTGATCATTTCCCCCCGGATGCTTTACGAGACCTAGGAAAAAGAGGGACAGG ACTGCGCGCTGGTAGCGTTCCTCACATCCGTTCCCCGGAATGGAATAATATGATACCAATTGTTACAAATGGTAACTACGCTGATGATCCTGAAGGCATAGTGGAATTCATCGAaagcgatggtgattttcagcaATGGCACGAAGCTACACGGTGCAGAGAATATGGTAGCAACATTGAGTATCAACAGGAAGTATTGGATGAGCATGCAGGAGAAGATGACGT AGACTTGTGTGCCGCAGTAGGATCTAGTCCGTCTGAAGAATACCAAGGAGTAGAATATATTGATGACGATCACGATTCCATCAAGTGGAAAAACTCTATGATGGAACCATGTCAAATCATACCCTATGAATGCGCATCTCGTGATAACAGTTCCCCGGAAAGGAATACCGCGATGCAGCTTCATGCTAACATTAACTACGTTGATGATCCCCATGGAGTGGTGGAATTTATTGAAAGCGATGAAGACTTTTGGGAATGGCAGAAAGCTGCCCGTAAAACCAAAAACAACAGCCAACTTGATTGTCAACCTGAAACTTTTGCAGAACCTACAGAAGAAACCAACGG AGACTTGTGTAGTACTGATCAAAGCCACAGAGAGGCAGAGCATACTAAATTCCTTAGTAAAATGCAGCCGGATGATGTGAAGGTCTCTTATGACGATACTTTCCACCTATGA